The DNA window TGACCATCCCGATGTCTTCACCGACCTCGGTGCCGACCAGCCCGATGGCGCCGTTGACGTTCTCCAGGCCCTTGCGCACCTTGCTGCCCTGGTCGAGAAAGATGCTGCCGTTGACCGTCTCGATGCCGCCTTCCACGCGCGCCTCGCGTCCCAGCCGGATGCTGCCGTTGACCGTCTCCAGGTCGGCGGTGGTGATCTTGTCGCCGCCCTTGATCGAGCCGTTGACGGTGCCGGCGTCGGCGGTGGTGGCGCCATCTTCGATGGAGATGCTGCCGTTGACGGTCTGCAAATCACCATAGGTCTGCCCGGACTGCGCGGTGATGCTGCCCATGACCTTGTCGATGGACTGCTGGGCGGTGGCGTTGCCGGTGGCCAGCAGCAAGGCCAGGGCCAAGGGGGCCAGGAGGGGGCGGAAGGCGAGGGTCATGGGACGGACTCCGTTGGGTGGATTGCCTGGTGGGATGCACGGCGGGGGCGCAGGGTTTAAATGTCTCCCCACGGGCATGCGGGCCGTTGTGTCGACGGTCGCTACAATCGGGCGCCTGTTCCGTTCGAAGACCTTGCCGTGCCCCAGTCTCCCTCTTCCGGTCCTCTTGCGCACTTGGCCTCGCTGGGACTGCTGGTCCTGGCGGCGTGCGCATGGACGCCGGCGTGGGCCCAGAGCCAGCACGAAGCGCAGAAGAAGCTCGAGACCGTGCGCAAGGAGCTCAAGTCCATCGCCGCCGAGCGACGCGACCTGGAAGGCAAGCGCGGCGCGGCCTCGCGCGAGCTGCGCGCCGCCGACGAGCAGGTCGGCAAGAGCAGCCGCGCCCTGGCCCAGACCCAGGCGGCGCTCAAGGCGCAGGCCGCCGCGCTGGCCGATCTGCAGGCCAAGCGCGCGGACATGCAGCAGCACCTGGCCGGCGAGCGCAAGGAGCTGTCCGAACTGGTCCGCGCCGCCTACATGACCGGCAGCAACGCCCCGTTGAAGGTGCTGCTGTCCCAGGACACGGTGGCCGACGCCAATCGCGCCATGGTCTACCACCGCTACGTGCAGGGCGATGTCGCCCGGCGCATCGACGGGCTGACCGGCCAGCTGGACGATCTGCGCGCGCTGGAGCAGGACATCCAGGCGCGCACCGCCGAGCTGGAAGCCACGCGTGCGCGCCAGCAAGGCCAGGTGGTCCAGCTCAAACGCGATCGTGGCGAACAGGCCAAGCTGGTTGCCCAGTTGGATGCGCAATACGAAGACCGGGCAGACCGGGCCGAGGCCCTGGGCCGCGATGCCAAGTCGCTAGAAACCCTGCTCGCCAACCTGCGCGCCGCCGCCGCGCGCGCAGCGGCCGAACGGCGCGCCGCCGCAGAACGCGCCCGCCGCGAGCAGGCGGCACGCGAAGCCGCCGCCGCCAAGGCCCGCGCCGAAGCCCTGGCCGAAGGGCGACCGGCGCCGCCGCCCAAGCCCGAGCCTGCGCCCCCGCCCAAGGTGGCGACCGCACCGGCGCTCAAGGTGGGTGGTCTGGGCTGGCCGGCCTCGGGCAACCTGCTGGCGCGTTTCGGAGGGCAGCTGCCGGACGGGCGGACCAGCCAGGGCGTGCTGATCGGCGCGCCGGTGGGCAGCACGGTCACCGCCGTGGCCGATGGCACCGTGGTGTTCTCCGAGTGGATGACCGGCTACGGCTTGATCCTGATCATCGACCACGGCAACGGCTACATGAGCCTGTACGCCCACAACGAGGCGCTGCTGCGCGACGCGGGCGATGTGGTGAAGAAGGGCGACGCGGTGGCCAAGGTCGGCAGCTCGGGGGGCTGGGGCACGCCGGCGCTGTACTTCGAGCTGCGCAAGGGGGGCTCGCCGGTGGATCCGAGCAGTTGGCTGCAGCGCCGCTGATGTTTCATCGCTTGTGAAGCTGCTTCGGTGGGAGCCACCGTGGCGGCGATGGGGCTTTGCCGGTCAGGCTTTTCGCCGCCATGGCGGCTCCCACAAACGCTACACAACGGGCTCTTAGCCCGGCTTCGCGCATAATCCCACGTGTTTCGAACCCCACGATCCATCCGGAGTAACCGCATGCGCGTGTCCTTGTTGCTGACGTCCCTGCTGCTGGCCATCGCGCCGGCCCTGGCCCAGGAGGCCGCGCCGCAGGCGCAGGACACCCCGCAACAGGCGCCGGCCGCGGCCCCGGCCGACCCGCAGTCCGACACCCCGACCGACCCGGACGCCGATGCCCCGCAGGTCGGTTCCAGCGACGACCCCGATGCGGCCGAATCCACCCCGGCCGATGTGCCGCTGGATGAGATCCGTCGCTTCGTGGCGGTCTTCAACGCGGTCAAGCAGGCCTATGTGGAGCCGGTGGACGACCAGAAGCTGATGCACTCGGCCATCCGTGGCCTGCTACTGGACCTGGACCCGCACAGCGCCTACCTGGACAAGGAGGACGCCGAGAATTTCGACGAGCAGGCCAACGGCGCCTACGACGGCATCGGCGTGGAACTGCTGGCCCAGCCCGATGGCACCCTGCAGGTGGTCTCGCCCATCGACGGCACCCCGGCCGCGCGCGCCGGCCTGCAGTCGGGGGATGTGATCATCGCCATCGACGGCAAGCCGCTGACCGGCATGGAGGATTCCATGGACCCGCTGCGCGGCAAGGTCGGCACCCAGGTCACCCTGACCATCGTGCGCGAGAAGACACCCAAGCCCTTCGACAAGACCCTGACCCGGGAAACCATCCGGGTGACCAGCGTGCGCTCGCGCCTGCTCGAGCCAGGCTATGGCTACATCCGTATCAGCGCCTTCCAGGCCGACACCGGTGCCGACTTCCAGAAGGCGGTCGACGGGCTCAAGGCCAAGGGCCCGCTCAAGGGCGTGGTGCTGGACCTGCGCAGCAATCCCGGCGGCCTGCTGACCAGCGCGGTGCAGGTGGCCGACGACCTGCTGGAGGCCGGCACCATCGTCACCACCAAGGGCCGCATCGCGGTCAGCGACGCCGAGTTCGACGCCACCCCGGGCGATCGCCTGTCAGGCGTGCCCGTCGTGGTGCTGGTGGACGCCGGATCGGCCAGCGCGGCCGAAGTGCTGGCCGGTGCGCTGCGCGACAACAAGCGCGTGCGCATCATCGGCAGCCGGACCTTCGGCAAGGGCTCGGTGCAGACCGTGCTGCCGCTGGACAACGGCGACTCGGTCAAGCTCACCACGGCGCGCTATTACACGCCCAGCGGCAAGTCGATCCAGGCCACCGGCATCGTGCCGGACGTGGTCCTGCATCCCGACGCGCCGGCCGACAAGGACCTGCCGCCGGCGTTGACCGACTACAGCGAGGCGACGTTGCCGGGCCACCTGCGCGGCGATCAGGAAGGTGCCGAGGGCTACAGCGCCGGCGAGGTGCTCAACGGCGACAAGCCGATCGAACAGGCGCTGGCCGAGCTGAAGCATCCGGGCTCGGTCGCCGCTGCGCAAAAGGCCGCCGCCGCCAAGGCCGCGGCGAGCCAGCCCAAGCCTGCGGCGAAGCGTGACGCCGCGACCAAGCCTGCCTCCGCGCCGGTCAAGCCCGCCGCAGCCACGCCCACCGCGCCGGCGAGCAATGCGGCCCCGGAACCGGAAGCCGCGACGCCGCCCTCCAACTAATCCGTGGGAGCCGCCATGGCGGCGATCGGGCGTTATCGGGAAAGTTTCATCGCCGCCGTGGCGCTTCCCCCGCGCTCAGCGTGGCGACGGCAGCGCTTCCGGATTGACCAGGTTGCGCGGGGTGCCGGCGGCGAAGGCACGGACGTTGTCCAGCGCCGTGCCCAGGTATAGCGCGTAGCTGTCCTGCTCGACATAGCCCAGGTGCGGCATCGCCAGCACGCGCGGGTGGGTGAGCAGCGGTTCGTTCGAGGGTGTGGCCGGCTCGTGTTCGAACACGTCCAAAGCGGCCAGGCCGGGGCGGCCGGCGTTTAACCCGTCCAGCAGTGCACCTGGCGCCACCAGCTCGGCACGGCTGGTGTTGACCAGCAGCGCATCGGGCTTCATCAATCCCAGCAGGGCGGCATCGACTTGATGGCGTGTCGCGGCGACCAGGCGGCGATGCAGGCTGAGCACGTCGCTGCGGGCGAACAGGTCCTCCACCGAGGCGGCGACCTCGAAACCGTCGGCCCGCGCGGCAGCGCGCGCTGCTTCGCCGCCCCAGACCAGCACCTGCATGCCGAACGCACGTCCGTAGCCGGCGACACGCTGGCCGATCTTGCCGTAGCTCCAGATGCCTAGCGTGCGGCCGTGCAGGGTGCGACCCAGCGTGGCATCGCCGGTGTCCTGCCAGCGGCCGGCCTGCAGCGCGGCCCCATAAGCGGGCAGGCGACGCATCGCCGCCATGACCAAGGCCCAGGTCAGCTCGGCGGGCGCGATGGGTGAGCCGCTGCCTTCGACCACGGCCACGCCGCGGGCGGTGCAGGCGGCGACATCGACATGCGCGCCAATCTTGCCGGTCTGGCTGACCAGGCACAGTTGCGGCAGGCGTTCGAGCAGGGCGGCGTCGATGCGGGTGCGCTCGCGGATCAGCACCAGCGCCTGTGCATCTCCCAGCGCTTCGACGCAGGCATCGAGGTCGTCGGGCAGGGCGCCAAGCACCCGCACGTCCAGGCCCTGGCGGTGAGTCGCCAACGCCGGCAGCGCGGCGCTGGCGCGCTGGTAGTCGTCGGGAATGACGACGCGCATCGGGCTCAGCGCGGCTTGGCCGGCATCGGGAACGGCGTGACGACCTTCTCGCCGCTGGCCGCATCGCGGATGGCACTGGTGCCCTTTTTCTCCACTTCCTCCACGCGCACGATGCTCTGCATCGGCAGGTGCAGCACGCGGGTGTTGCCGAACTCCTCGCGCAGGCGCTCTTCGGTCGGGTCGACCACCAGCCCGTCATGCACGTCGAAAACCAGCTCGCCTACCTCGGTGAAGCCCCACAGCGCGTTGGAGGAGGCCACCTGCCGGGCGTACAGCTCGTACACCTTGCCGTGGTTGAGGAAGGTCACCTTGTAGAGCGGCTTGGACATGGGACAAAACGCAACGGAGAGAGGGAATGTGAAATGGGGGCGCGGGGCAAGGATTCCAGCGGTCAGTAGCCATGGCGTCGGCGCATGCGTCGGGCGATGGCGGTACGGACGATCAGGGCGAACACGATGCCGAACACGAACCCGGCCAGGTGCGCCGACCAGGCGACGGTGCCGAAGGCCGGCCCGATATAGGCGAACACGACCTGCAGCACGGCCCAGACCCCGATCAGCAGGGCGGCCGGCGCCTTGACGAACTGCAGGAACAGCCCCAGCGGCACCACCACGCCCAGCTTGGCGCCGGGGAACAGCGCCAAGTACGCCCCGATCACTGCCGAGACCGCGCCGCTGGCGCCGATGATCGCCCGGTCCGGGGTCCCGATCACCAGCACCGCGGCCAGGTTGGACACCGCCCCGCCCAGCAGGAACAACAGCAGGAAGCGCCACGGCCCCATCGCCCGCTCGGCTGGCAGGCCAAAGATCAGCAAAAACACCAGGTTGCCCAGCAGATGGGCCCAGTCCGCATGCAGGAACAGTGCGGTGAACAGGCGCAGCACCGAGCCGTCCAGCAGCGCCGCGCGCCATTCGTCCGGGCTGTCCAGGCCCCCGGTCAGGGCCCCCCACTGCAGCACCAGGCTGCGGTAAAGCCCCGGTGGCCGGGTGATCGCCCACAGGAACGCCACCCACAGCAGGGCGAACAGGGTCGGCGTGGCCCAGCGCAGGGACGGCTTGCGGCGTGACGGGGTGGCGACGAACACAGTGTGCGGCAGTGTGGCGGCGGGAGTGCGGAAACGAGATGAAACGCTCCGAATCCGACTAAAATCTAATCCTAACGTTAGGGTTTTGTTATCCCCGACAGGTATACTGGCATACGGCGTCGTATGTCGGGAGGGCTTCCGGCGCGAAGGATGCAGCTGCGGCTGCGTCCGTCGCGACGACGCCGACAGTTCCACCATCTGTCTTTCCGGAGATCATCCACATGCTGTCTTCCGCTTCTTTGTTCCGTTTCTCGCTGCTGGCCGCCGGCGTCGCAGGTGTCCTGTTCAGTGGCCATGCCCATGCTGCCGCGTTCCAGCTGAAGGAAAACAGCGCCAAGGCCCAGGGCCGCGCATTCGCCGGCTCGGCCAGCGCCCCCGGCGACATCGCCGTGGTGGTGAACAACCCCGCCGCGATGCGCCTGCTCGACGGCCGCCAGTTCTCGGTGGGCGTCAGCGCCATCAGCTTCTCGGCCGATTTCGACGGCGAAGGCCGCTACGTGGGCCCGACCGGCCCGGGCACCGGCGCCCAGATCAGCGGCGGCAACGGTGGGGATGCCGGCACCATCGCGGCGGTTCCGGCGCTGTACTTCGCCACTCCGCTGGGCGACAAGATGCACCTGGGTGCCTCGCTCACCGTGCCCTACGGCTTCAAGACCGAGTACGACCGTGACTGGATCGGCCGCTACCAGGGCATCAAGACCGAGCTGCAGGCGATCGACGCCGGTCTCTCGTTCTCCTATGACGTCAATCCGTGGGTGTCCTTCGGTGCGTCGGTGTTCGCCGAGCGCCTGGACGTGGACCTGAGCAATGCCATCGACTTCGGCACCGCGCTCTACGCCCAGGGCGTGCCCGGCTTCGCCCCGGGCAGCCAGGACGGCTACTCGCGCATCAAGGGCGACAACACCGAGGTGGGCTTCACCCTGGGTGGCCTGTTCAGCGTCGACGAGCACACCCACATCGGCCTGACCTACCGCTCGCAGGTCGACCACAAGATCGATGACGGCAAGGCCTACTTCGACGTGCCGGCCGCCGCCAAGGCCGTGCTGGCTTTCGCTGCGCCGGGTCAGTACGTGGATACCTCGGGCAAGGCCAAGATCATCATGCCGGCCACCGCCACGGCCAGCTTCACCCACGACATCAACGACCAGTGGACGGTGATGGCGGACGTGACGCGCACGGCGTGGAGCAAGTTCGACACGGTGACCGTCGACTTCGGCTCGGCCCAGCCGGACAGCGAGCTGGAGTTCAACTACCGCGACACCACCTTCGTCTCCATCGGTACCGACTACCGCATGAGCGATACGCTGACCCTGCGTGGCGGCCTGGCTTACGACCAGACCCCGACCACCACCCAGTATCGCGATGTGCGCGTGCCCGACCAGACCCGCAAGTGGCTCTCGCTGGGCCTGACCTGGACCCCGTCCGAGCGCACCGAGTGGAATGTGGGCTATACCCACCTGTTCGTCAGCGATGCGGATGTGTCCGGTTACTCGGTCACGGCCAGCTCGATCAACGGCTCGTTCGACGTCGGCGGCGACATCCTCGCCGGTTCGATGACCTACAAGTTCTGATTGGCGGGCTGGCCCTGCGGCCAGCCTCGTGGTTCCGAAAGACCCCGCCTCACGGCGGGGTCTTTGTTTTGGGCGTCAATCCGGCAGGCGCAGTTCGACGCGGTTGCGTCCGCCGTGCTTGGCCGCGTACATGGCCTGGTCGGCCAGGTCCATCAGGCGCGACACCGGGATCGGGCGCGCGGCGAAGGCCACGCCCACGCTGACCCCGACGTGCACGTCGTGGGGCAGGGCCAGGCGCTCGGTGGCGCGGCGGATGCGTTCGCCCAGGTCCAGCGCATCGGCCTGCTCCAGCCCGGCGGTGACCACCACGAATTCCTCCCCACCGGTGCGCGCGAACAGGTCGTCGTGGCGAATGCAATGGCGGACCGAATCGCAGAACGCCTGCAGGACCTGGTCGCCGACCTGGTGTCCGTGTGCGTCGTTGATCGCCTTGAAGCGGTCCAGGTCCAGGGCCAGCACCGCCAGCCCGCCGACCTGGTGCGGCTTGCCTTGCGCGCGTCGTTCCACCAGTCCCTGTTGCAGGCCGCGGCGGTTGAGCGCGCCGGTCAACGGATCGAGCAGGGCGCTGCGGCGCAGGACACTGGCGGCGTGGAAGCTGCTCAGCGTCAGCATGCAGAAGTTGAGCATGAACCACAGCGCCAGATCGCTGTCGACCCACGCCACGTCCAAACCGAACCGGCCCTGCAGCCAGCTCGGCAGGGCAGTGCTGTAGATGCCGATCAGCAGGATGCAGCCGGCCATCATCAGCCGG is part of the Pseudoxanthomonas sp. JBR18 genome and encodes:
- a CDS encoding peptidoglycan DD-metalloendopeptidase family protein gives rise to the protein MASLGLLVLAACAWTPAWAQSQHEAQKKLETVRKELKSIAAERRDLEGKRGAASRELRAADEQVGKSSRALAQTQAALKAQAAALADLQAKRADMQQHLAGERKELSELVRAAYMTGSNAPLKVLLSQDTVADANRAMVYHRYVQGDVARRIDGLTGQLDDLRALEQDIQARTAELEATRARQQGQVVQLKRDRGEQAKLVAQLDAQYEDRADRAEALGRDAKSLETLLANLRAAAARAAAERRAAAERARREQAAREAAAAKARAEALAEGRPAPPPKPEPAPPPKVATAPALKVGGLGWPASGNLLARFGGQLPDGRTSQGVLIGAPVGSTVTAVADGTVVFSEWMTGYGLILIIDHGNGYMSLYAHNEALLRDAGDVVKKGDAVAKVGSSGGWGTPALYFELRKGGSPVDPSSWLQRR
- a CDS encoding S41 family peptidase encodes the protein MRVSLLLTSLLLAIAPALAQEAAPQAQDTPQQAPAAAPADPQSDTPTDPDADAPQVGSSDDPDAAESTPADVPLDEIRRFVAVFNAVKQAYVEPVDDQKLMHSAIRGLLLDLDPHSAYLDKEDAENFDEQANGAYDGIGVELLAQPDGTLQVVSPIDGTPAARAGLQSGDVIIAIDGKPLTGMEDSMDPLRGKVGTQVTLTIVREKTPKPFDKTLTRETIRVTSVRSRLLEPGYGYIRISAFQADTGADFQKAVDGLKAKGPLKGVVLDLRSNPGGLLTSAVQVADDLLEAGTIVTTKGRIAVSDAEFDATPGDRLSGVPVVVLVDAGSASAAEVLAGALRDNKRVRIIGSRTFGKGSVQTVLPLDNGDSVKLTTARYYTPSGKSIQATGIVPDVVLHPDAPADKDLPPALTDYSEATLPGHLRGDQEGAEGYSAGEVLNGDKPIEQALAELKHPGSVAAAQKAAAAKAAASQPKPAAKRDAATKPASAPVKPAAATPTAPASNAAPEPEAATPPSN
- a CDS encoding D-2-hydroxyacid dehydrogenase family protein, coding for MRVVIPDDYQRASAALPALATHRQGLDVRVLGALPDDLDACVEALGDAQALVLIRERTRIDAALLERLPQLCLVSQTGKIGAHVDVAACTARGVAVVEGSGSPIAPAELTWALVMAAMRRLPAYGAALQAGRWQDTGDATLGRTLHGRTLGIWSYGKIGQRVAGYGRAFGMQVLVWGGEAARAAARADGFEVAASVEDLFARSDVLSLHRRLVAATRHQVDAALLGLMKPDALLVNTSRAELVAPGALLDGLNAGRPGLAALDVFEHEPATPSNEPLLTHPRVLAMPHLGYVEQDSYALYLGTALDNVRAFAAGTPRNLVNPEALPSPR
- a CDS encoding DUF1820 family protein, translating into MSKPLYKVTFLNHGKVYELYARQVASSNALWGFTEVGELVFDVHDGLVVDPTEERLREEFGNTRVLHLPMQSIVRVEEVEKKGTSAIRDAASGEKVVTPFPMPAKPR
- a CDS encoding rhomboid family intramembrane serine protease produces the protein MFVATPSRRKPSLRWATPTLFALLWVAFLWAITRPPGLYRSLVLQWGALTGGLDSPDEWRAALLDGSVLRLFTALFLHADWAHLLGNLVFLLIFGLPAERAMGPWRFLLLFLLGGAVSNLAAVLVIGTPDRAIIGASGAVSAVIGAYLALFPGAKLGVVVPLGLFLQFVKAPAALLIGVWAVLQVVFAYIGPAFGTVAWSAHLAGFVFGIVFALIVRTAIARRMRRRHGY
- a CDS encoding outer membrane protein transport protein — translated: MLSSASLFRFSLLAAGVAGVLFSGHAHAAAFQLKENSAKAQGRAFAGSASAPGDIAVVVNNPAAMRLLDGRQFSVGVSAISFSADFDGEGRYVGPTGPGTGAQISGGNGGDAGTIAAVPALYFATPLGDKMHLGASLTVPYGFKTEYDRDWIGRYQGIKTELQAIDAGLSFSYDVNPWVSFGASVFAERLDVDLSNAIDFGTALYAQGVPGFAPGSQDGYSRIKGDNTEVGFTLGGLFSVDEHTHIGLTYRSQVDHKIDDGKAYFDVPAAAKAVLAFAAPGQYVDTSGKAKIIMPATATASFTHDINDQWTVMADVTRTAWSKFDTVTVDFGSAQPDSELEFNYRDTTFVSIGTDYRMSDTLTLRGGLAYDQTPTTTQYRDVRVPDQTRKWLSLGLTWTPSERTEWNVGYTHLFVSDADVSGYSVTASSINGSFDVGGDILAGSMTYKF
- a CDS encoding GGDEF domain-containing protein encodes the protein MTREIQFSLLSDTALAVVLLFLFAYVSRVSRNLHGIRAWGAAHLAYTVGTNCIDVLAEMLRGRGAPLGVTLSVNLGAALACAGMAGIAIALTMFVQQRSLHRWELAWLPVAMLPALAAWGLDGTEYGQGIALSAVEVVSLCIMIWQLRTLREAPDRVPARLMMAGCILLIGIYSTALPSWLQGRFGLDVAWVDSDLALWFMLNFCMLTLSSFHAASVLRRSALLDPLTGALNRRGLQQGLVERRAQGKPHQVGGLAVLALDLDRFKAINDAHGHQVGDQVLQAFCDSVRHCIRHDDLFARTGGEEFVVVTAGLEQADALDLGERIRRATERLALPHDVHVGVSVGVAFAARPIPVSRLMDLADQAMYAAKHGGRNRVELRLPD